A section of the Roseomonas marmotae genome encodes:
- the topA gene encoding type I DNA topoisomerase, which yields MTDVVVVESPAKAKTINKYLGHDFTVLASFGHVRDLPPKDGSVRPEEDFAMDWSSEDRGEKQVAAIAKALKGATRLFLATDPDREGEAISWHVQEMLRQKGALKGIEVHRITFNEITKRAVQYALEHPRDLDTPLIEAYLARRALDYLVGFTLSPVLWRKLPGSRSAGRVQSVALRLICEREAEIEAFRPREYWTVEGKFLTVNGAPFTARLTHLGGKRLDQFDLPDEASAMRAKAAVEAGAFSIASVEKKRVRRNPPPPFTTSTLQQESSRKLGFGAQQTMRLAQQLYEGVDIQGETVGLITYMRTDGVQMAREAMFAIRDHVKDAFGAEYIPAAPREYSSKAKNAQEAHEAVRPTDVGRTPEQVARFLTVEQRRLYELVWKRAVASQMQSAELDQTAVDVADKSGQVKLRATGSVIAFDGFLKLYREDVDDAAGDDEEGRTLPPMRQDDPAKLGAAQADQHFTQPPPRYSEASLVKKMEELGIGRPSTYASILQTLQDRDYVKLDKRRFMPEDRGRLVTSFLVSFFERYVDPHFTAGLEEQLDDISGGRADWRAVMRAFWEEFNAAVAATKDLTISAVIDALDEELGPHFFPTPADGGDPRACPSCSNGRLGLRLGRNGAFIGCSNYPECRYTRPLAVPGAEGDAEGGGLAGGVRELGVDPVTGQDVTLRRGPYGVYVQLGEGGTDQKGKAIKPKRTSLARGMDPETLTLERGLALLSLPRVIGLHPETGDEITAAIGRFGPYVKMGSIFKSLDKDDDVLSIGINRAVSLLADAAARVRSLGPHPKDGEPVEVKKGRFGPFAQHAGMVASLPRDMTMEEITLDQAVALLAEKGKKLPPRGKKGAAAKKAPARKAAATPAGDAAEKPKKAPAARKPASKAKTTATKKPVTKKPAAKKAPAAKREKVKA from the coding sequence ATGACCGACGTCGTCGTCGTCGAATCGCCGGCCAAGGCGAAGACCATTAACAAATACCTGGGCCATGACTTCACAGTCCTGGCCAGCTTCGGCCATGTGCGCGACCTGCCGCCCAAGGATGGCAGCGTGCGGCCCGAGGAAGATTTCGCCATGGACTGGTCCTCCGAGGACCGGGGCGAGAAGCAGGTGGCGGCCATCGCCAAGGCTCTGAAAGGGGCGACGCGCCTCTTCCTGGCCACCGACCCGGATCGCGAGGGCGAGGCCATCTCCTGGCATGTGCAGGAGATGCTGCGGCAGAAAGGCGCGCTGAAGGGGATCGAGGTCCATCGGATCACCTTCAACGAGATCACCAAGCGGGCCGTGCAATATGCGCTGGAACATCCGCGTGACCTCGATACGCCGCTGATCGAGGCCTATCTGGCGCGGCGTGCGCTGGATTACCTGGTGGGCTTCACCCTCTCCCCCGTGCTCTGGCGCAAGCTGCCCGGCAGCCGCTCCGCCGGGCGCGTGCAATCCGTCGCGCTGCGCCTGATCTGCGAGCGCGAGGCTGAGATCGAGGCCTTCAGGCCGCGCGAATACTGGACGGTCGAGGGCAAGTTCCTGACCGTCAACGGCGCGCCCTTCACGGCGCGGCTGACGCATCTGGGCGGCAAGCGGCTGGATCAGTTCGACCTGCCGGACGAGGCCAGCGCCATGCGCGCCAAGGCCGCCGTCGAGGCCGGCGCCTTCAGCATCGCCAGCGTCGAGAAGAAGCGCGTCCGCCGCAATCCGCCGCCGCCCTTCACCACCTCCACGCTGCAGCAGGAATCCTCGCGCAAGCTGGGCTTCGGCGCGCAGCAGACGATGCGCCTGGCACAGCAGCTCTACGAGGGCGTGGACATTCAGGGCGAGACGGTCGGCCTGATCACGTACATGCGGACCGACGGCGTGCAGATGGCGCGGGAGGCGATGTTCGCCATCCGCGATCATGTGAAGGACGCGTTCGGCGCCGAATACATCCCCGCGGCGCCGCGCGAGTATTCCTCCAAGGCCAAGAACGCCCAGGAAGCGCATGAAGCCGTCCGCCCGACCGATGTGGGCCGCACGCCGGAACAGGTGGCGCGCTTTCTCACCGTTGAGCAGCGCCGCCTCTACGAGCTGGTCTGGAAGCGTGCCGTCGCCAGCCAGATGCAGTCAGCCGAGCTGGACCAGACGGCGGTGGATGTTGCCGACAAATCCGGGCAGGTGAAGCTGCGCGCCACCGGCAGCGTCATCGCCTTCGACGGCTTCCTGAAGCTGTATCGGGAAGACGTGGACGACGCGGCCGGCGATGACGAGGAAGGCCGTACGCTGCCGCCGATGCGCCAGGACGACCCGGCGAAGCTTGGCGCCGCGCAGGCCGACCAGCATTTCACCCAGCCGCCGCCACGCTATTCCGAGGCCTCGCTGGTGAAGAAGATGGAGGAGCTCGGCATCGGCCGCCCCTCCACCTATGCCTCCATCCTGCAGACGTTGCAGGACCGCGACTATGTGAAGCTGGACAAGCGCCGCTTCATGCCGGAGGACCGCGGGCGGCTGGTCACCAGCTTCCTCGTGTCCTTCTTCGAGCGTTACGTCGACCCCCATTTCACGGCCGGGCTTGAGGAGCAGCTGGACGACATCTCCGGCGGCCGGGCCGACTGGCGCGCGGTGATGCGTGCCTTCTGGGAGGAATTCAACGCCGCCGTCGCCGCTACCAAGGACCTGACGATCAGCGCGGTCATCGATGCGCTGGACGAGGAGCTGGGCCCGCACTTCTTCCCCACTCCCGCAGATGGGGGCGACCCGCGTGCCTGCCCGAGCTGCTCCAATGGCAGACTGGGGCTGCGCCTCGGCCGCAACGGCGCCTTCATCGGCTGCTCCAACTACCCGGAATGCCGCTATACCCGGCCCCTGGCCGTGCCGGGCGCCGAGGGTGACGCGGAGGGCGGAGGGCTGGCGGGCGGCGTGCGTGAGCTGGGCGTGGACCCCGTGACCGGGCAGGACGTGACGCTGCGGCGTGGCCCCTATGGGGTCTATGTGCAGCTTGGCGAAGGCGGCACCGACCAGAAGGGCAAGGCCATCAAGCCGAAGCGCACCAGCCTGGCGCGCGGCATGGACCCGGAGACGCTGACGCTGGAGCGTGGCCTGGCGCTGCTCTCCCTGCCCCGCGTGATCGGCCTGCACCCCGAGACCGGCGACGAGATCACCGCCGCCATCGGCCGCTTCGGGCCCTATGTGAAGATGGGCAGCATCTTCAAGTCGCTCGACAAGGATGACGACGTCCTCTCGATCGGCATCAACCGCGCCGTTTCCCTGCTGGCGGATGCCGCTGCCCGGGTGCGCTCGCTCGGCCCCCATCCCAAGGATGGGGAGCCGGTCGAGGTGAAGAAGGGACGCTTCGGCCCCTTCGCCCAGCATGCCGGCATGGTGGCCAGCCTGCCGCGCGACATGACGATGGAGGAGATCACCCTCGATCAGGCCGTGGCGCTGCTGGCCGAGAAGGGCAAGAAGCTGCCGCCCCGTGGCAAGAAGGGCGCGGCGGCCAAGAAGGCTCCGGCCAGGAAGGCGGCCGCCACCCCGGCCGGGGATGCTGCGGAGAAGCCGAAGAAGGCGCCCGCCGCCCGCAAGCCGGCATCGAAGGCCAAGACCACGGCCACGAAGAAGCCCGTCACAAAGAAGCCTGCCGCCAAGAAGGCGCCCGCGGCCAAGCGTGAAAAGGTGAAGGCCTGA
- the rnr gene encoding ribonuclease R, whose amino-acid sequence MAPLPTREQLRRFLREAPGDVGKSDIVRHFGLSVEQRPALRELLRQLEAEGVVARSGRRRARDAQKLPEIAVVEVFGIDPDGDPLARPVDWEGQGRPPLVYMRPERPGQPALAPGERVLARLRPMGGDKYDGRTFKRLGGGGPVRVLGIVQGNRLVPVDKRQKSEWSIPAGEDGGADADELVLAEPITHFGAGLRPVRVVERLGRMDSPRAVSLICIHQHGIPDTFPSQALAEAEAAGPVDLQGREDLRALPLVTIDGEDARDFDDAVWAEAQGSGWRVIVAIADVAHYVRAGNALDDEARLRGNSVYFPDRVVPMLPEAISNGWCSLKPGENRGCLFVEMQIDAGGYKTAHRFGRGLMRSAARLTYEQVQEARARGEMPEILSPLFGAYEALLAAREQRGTLDLDLPERRVMLDEDGQVQDVVPRARLDSHRLIEEFMVAANVCAAETLETTGQPCMYRVHDRPSDEKLEGLRQFLDSFDLDLPAAGELRPRHFAELLERTKDLPEARLIHEAVLRGQSQAEYSPENIGHFGLALPRYAHFTSPIRRYADLLVHRALIAGLKLGPETIPQAGSAEFAALGERITRAERRAAAAERDAVDRYLTGFMATRTGSIFAARISGVTRFGLFVTVEENGASGIVPLSSLPDDRWIYEEAERRLSGRNTRLAFSLGQAVEARLAEAAPLTGGLVFHILQGVPPRGARKR is encoded by the coding sequence ATGGCGCCGCTGCCGACGCGGGAGCAGCTTCGCCGCTTCCTGCGTGAGGCGCCGGGCGATGTCGGCAAGAGCGACATCGTCCGTCACTTCGGCCTCTCGGTAGAACAACGCCCGGCACTGCGCGAGTTGCTGCGGCAACTGGAGGCGGAGGGTGTCGTCGCCCGCTCCGGCCGCCGCCGCGCGCGGGACGCGCAGAAGCTGCCGGAGATCGCGGTGGTCGAGGTCTTCGGCATCGACCCCGATGGCGACCCGCTGGCCCGTCCGGTGGACTGGGAAGGCCAGGGCCGCCCCCCGCTGGTCTATATGCGCCCGGAACGCCCGGGGCAGCCGGCCCTGGCGCCGGGGGAGCGCGTGCTGGCCCGGCTGCGCCCGATGGGCGGCGACAAATACGATGGCCGCACCTTCAAGCGCCTGGGCGGCGGCGGACCCGTGCGGGTTCTCGGCATCGTTCAGGGCAACCGGCTGGTGCCGGTCGACAAGCGCCAGAAATCCGAATGGTCGATCCCCGCCGGTGAGGATGGCGGGGCCGATGCGGACGAGCTGGTGCTGGCCGAGCCTATCACTCATTTCGGCGCCGGGCTGCGGCCCGTGCGCGTGGTGGAGCGGCTGGGGCGGATGGATTCGCCCCGTGCCGTCTCACTGATCTGCATCCACCAGCACGGCATTCCCGATACCTTCCCCTCCCAGGCGCTGGCCGAGGCCGAGGCCGCGGGTCCGGTGGACCTGCAGGGGCGGGAGGATCTGCGGGCCCTCCCCCTCGTCACCATCGATGGCGAGGATGCGCGGGATTTCGACGACGCTGTCTGGGCAGAAGCACAGGGCAGCGGCTGGCGCGTCATCGTCGCCATCGCCGATGTCGCGCATTACGTGCGCGCCGGCAATGCGCTGGACGACGAGGCGCGGCTGCGCGGCAACAGCGTCTACTTCCCCGACCGCGTCGTACCGATGCTGCCGGAGGCAATCTCCAACGGATGGTGTAGCCTGAAGCCCGGCGAGAACCGTGGCTGCCTGTTCGTTGAGATGCAGATCGACGCGGGCGGCTACAAGACCGCGCATCGCTTCGGCCGCGGGCTCATGCGCTCCGCCGCGCGGCTGACCTATGAACAGGTGCAGGAAGCCCGTGCGCGCGGCGAGATGCCGGAGATCCTGTCGCCGCTCTTCGGTGCCTATGAGGCCTTGCTGGCAGCGCGGGAGCAGCGCGGCACGCTGGATCTCGACCTGCCCGAGCGCCGCGTCATGCTGGACGAGGACGGTCAGGTGCAGGACGTGGTGCCCCGTGCCCGGCTCGACTCGCATCGCCTGATCGAGGAATTCATGGTCGCCGCGAATGTCTGCGCGGCGGAGACGCTGGAGACGACAGGCCAGCCCTGCATGTACCGCGTGCATGACCGGCCATCGGACGAGAAGCTGGAGGGGTTGCGCCAGTTCCTCGACAGTTTCGACCTGGATCTGCCTGCCGCCGGCGAGCTGCGCCCCCGCCATTTCGCCGAGCTGCTGGAGCGCACCAAGGATCTACCGGAAGCGCGGCTGATCCATGAGGCGGTGCTGCGTGGACAGTCACAGGCTGAATACAGCCCCGAGAATATCGGCCATTTCGGCCTGGCGCTGCCACGCTATGCCCATTTCACCAGCCCGATCCGCCGCTATGCCGATCTGCTGGTGCATCGTGCGCTGATCGCCGGTTTGAAGCTGGGGCCGGAGACTATTCCGCAGGCCGGCAGCGCCGAATTCGCCGCCCTCGGCGAGCGGATCACCCGCGCCGAGCGCCGAGCGGCGGCGGCCGAGCGTGATGCGGTGGACCGGTATCTGACCGGCTTTATGGCGACACGCACTGGCAGCATATTCGCTGCGCGCATTTCGGGGGTGACACGGTTCGGTCTCTTCGTCACCGTGGAGGAGAATGGCGCGAGCGGAATCGTGCCATTATCATCCCTGCCGGACGATCGATGGATTTACGAGGAGGCCGAACGCCGGCTCTCCGGCCGCAACACGCGGCTGGCTTTCAGCCTGGGACAGGCCGTCGAGGCCCGTCTGGCCGAGGCAGCGCCGCTGACCGGCGGCCTGGTCTTCCACATCCTTCAGGGCGTGCCGCCACGCGGCGCGAGGAAGCGGTAG